The following are encoded in a window of Phoenix dactylifera cultivar Barhee BC4 unplaced genomic scaffold, palm_55x_up_171113_PBpolish2nd_filt_p 001115F, whole genome shotgun sequence genomic DNA:
- the LOC120107996 gene encoding uncharacterized protein LOC120107996 → MGITESLQVACTIDKLPPSWKDFGLSLKHKTEDMTMKTLLSAIRIQEQHLEKDNEQLMNPELLTKVNFVEGQNKTHKFKNSKFEKGGPRNKRKPMKPKHHINKNDRKPICYNCGKLGHMARVCRMKKKKYQNYEHAPSQPANPQTNMVLSSTGPTSTDDRSGAA, encoded by the exons ATGGGTATAACTGAGAGCCTTCAAGTTGCTTGTACCATTGACAAGCTCCCACCTTCTTGGAAAGACTTTGGGTTATCCCTGAAACATAAAACCGAGGATATGACAATGAAAACTCTATTGTCTGCCATTAGGATCCAAGAACAACACCTTGAGAAAGATAATGAGCAACTCATGAATCCTGAGCTTCTAACCAAGGTGAACTTTGTAGAAGGCCAGAATAAGACCCATAAGTTCAAgaactccaaatttgaaaagggtggacctagaaacaaaagaaaacctaTGAAGCCAAAACACCATATCAATAAGAATGATCGGAAGCCGATTTGCTACAATTGTGGGAAACTCGGTCATATGGCTCGAGTAtgccggatgaagaagaagaagtatcagAACTATGAACATGCGCCTTCTCAACCTGCAAATCCACAAACCAACATGGTGCTATCCAGTACTGGTCCTACTAGTACTGATGATCG GTCCGGAGCGGCCTAA